The Sphingomonas alpina genome has a segment encoding these proteins:
- a CDS encoding cytochrome P450: MATLAQDVGAQDQTAPKPPRVVDPLDVSRPELYRDDTWHEPFRQLRAEAPVYKVEQSGFGTFWSVSTYKPIVEVESLPDIYSSEAGGITIADFIEERSDVRMPMFIAMDRPKHTGQRRTVAPAFTPSEMVRMSDNIRMRTAEILDTLPWGEEFDWVDTVSIELTTQMLAILFDFPWEDRRKLTFWSDWAGDIELVKTEELRLQRLQYMYECGGYFQKLWDQKVGKEPTPDLISMMIHSDAMREMDQMEFLGNLILLIVGGNDTTRNSMTAAAYGLDLFPDERTRLEADPSLIHNTVQEIIRWQTPLAHMRRTATQDTVLEGQEIKQGDKLALWYLSANRDESVFENADKIIVDRPNARRHLAFGHGIHRCVGARLAELQIATLLEEMAKRRMRVNVVGEPERVAACFVHGYRKLPVEISKY; encoded by the coding sequence ATGGCGACATTAGCGCAAGACGTCGGAGCGCAGGATCAGACCGCGCCCAAACCACCGCGAGTGGTCGACCCGCTCGATGTGAGCCGCCCCGAACTCTATCGCGACGACACCTGGCACGAGCCATTTCGCCAGCTTCGCGCCGAAGCGCCGGTGTACAAGGTCGAGCAAAGCGGTTTCGGTACCTTCTGGTCGGTCTCTACCTACAAGCCGATCGTCGAGGTTGAATCGCTTCCCGATATCTATTCCTCCGAAGCCGGCGGCATCACCATCGCCGATTTCATCGAGGAACGCAGCGATGTGCGCATGCCGATGTTCATCGCGATGGACCGGCCCAAGCATACCGGCCAGCGCCGCACCGTCGCCCCCGCCTTCACGCCGAGCGAAATGGTCCGCATGTCGGATAATATCCGCATGCGTACGGCCGAGATTCTCGACACGCTCCCCTGGGGCGAGGAATTCGACTGGGTCGACACCGTGTCGATCGAACTGACCACGCAGATGCTGGCGATCCTGTTCGACTTTCCGTGGGAGGATCGGCGTAAGCTGACCTTCTGGTCCGACTGGGCCGGCGATATCGAACTGGTCAAAACCGAGGAATTGCGGCTCCAGCGGCTGCAATACATGTATGAATGCGGCGGCTATTTCCAGAAACTGTGGGACCAGAAGGTCGGCAAGGAGCCGACCCCGGACCTGATCTCGATGATGATCCATTCCGATGCGATGCGCGAAATGGACCAGATGGAATTCCTCGGTAATCTGATCCTGCTGATCGTCGGCGGCAACGACACGACGCGCAACTCGATGACCGCCGCGGCCTATGGCCTCGACCTGTTTCCCGATGAGCGCACCCGGCTCGAAGCAGACCCGTCACTGATCCACAACACAGTTCAGGAAATCATCCGCTGGCAGACGCCGCTCGCCCATATGCGCCGCACCGCGACGCAGGACACGGTGCTGGAAGGGCAGGAGATCAAGCAGGGCGACAAGCTCGCGCTCTGGTATCTCTCGGCCAATCGCGACGAGAGCGTGTTCGAAAATGCCGACAAGATCATCGTCGACCGGCCCAACGCACGTCGTCACCTCGCCTTTGGCCATGGCATCCATCGCTGCGTCGGCGCGCGGCTGGCCGAGTTGCAGATCGCGACCCTGCTGGAGGAAATGGCCAAGCGCCGCATGCGCGTGAACGTCGTCGGCGAGCCCGAGCGCGTCGCCGCATGCTTCGTCCATGGCTATCGCAAGCTGCCGGTCGAGATTTCGAAATATTGA
- a CDS encoding ABC transporter ATP-binding protein: MNQGLAISATGLIKNFGGRRVVDGIDIAVPRGVIYGVLGPNGAGKTTTLRMLLGIIEPDGGHRTLLGHDRPREASDQIGYLPEERGLYPAMKAKDAIAFLGALRGLDLKTGRKRAVTLLEAAGLGHAVDTKIRKLSKGMAQLVQLLGSVVHQPELLVLDEPFSGLDPVNQERLEALILAERDRGATILFSTHVMAHAERLCDRLAIIAGGKRRFEGTVNEARGTLPMRAHYIPHHDGDGIAALLPADAARDSDGWRFTVPKEGIETLLVRLIDAGFGISGLSIERPGLHDAFVRIVGADALEQAA, encoded by the coding sequence TTGAACCAGGGCCTCGCGATCAGCGCCACGGGACTGATCAAGAATTTCGGTGGCCGCCGTGTGGTCGATGGAATCGACATCGCCGTGCCGCGCGGCGTCATCTACGGTGTGCTTGGCCCCAATGGCGCGGGCAAGACCACGACCTTGCGCATGCTGCTCGGCATCATCGAGCCTGATGGCGGCCACCGCACCCTGCTCGGGCATGACCGCCCACGCGAGGCGAGCGACCAGATCGGTTATCTGCCCGAGGAACGCGGTCTTTACCCGGCGATGAAGGCAAAGGACGCGATCGCCTTTCTCGGCGCGCTGCGCGGCCTCGATCTCAAGACCGGACGCAAGCGCGCCGTAACCCTGCTCGAGGCAGCGGGCCTCGGCCATGCCGTCGACACCAAGATCCGCAAATTGTCCAAGGGCATGGCGCAACTCGTCCAGTTGCTCGGCTCGGTCGTGCATCAACCCGAGTTGCTGGTGCTCGACGAACCCTTTTCGGGGCTCGACCCGGTCAATCAGGAACGGCTCGAGGCCTTGATCCTCGCCGAGCGCGATCGCGGCGCGACGATCCTTTTCTCGACTCACGTCATGGCCCATGCCGAGCGGCTGTGCGACCGGCTGGCGATCATCGCCGGAGGCAAGCGCCGCTTCGAAGGTACGGTCAACGAAGCACGCGGCACGCTGCCGATGCGCGCGCACTATATCCCGCATCATGACGGAGACGGCATTGCCGCCTTGCTCCCCGCCGATGCCGCGCGCGACAGCGACGGATGGCGCTTCACCGTGCCCAAGGAGGGAATCGAAACCTTGCTGGTAAGACTGATCGACGCCGGATTCGGCATTTCCGGCCTGTCGATCGAACGTCCCGGCCTGCACGATGCATTCGTGCGGATCGTCGGCGCCGACGCGCTGGAGCAGGCGGCATGA
- a CDS encoding amino acid permease translates to MIFGRIKSLDAILATAEKKSLTRSLGAFQLTMLGIGAVIGTGIFVLTAEAAQKAGPGMMISFIIAGFVCAFAALCYSEMSSMVPVSGSAYTYSYAVMGELIAWIVGWALILEYAIAAGAVSVGWSGYVVGLIQHAFGINIPHMLVRGPYDGGLINLPAMLIAGLVTWLLVIGTKESAMVNAVLVAIKITALTLFIVLALPAMNMEQFTPFAPLGFGGISAAAASIFFAYVGFDAVSTAAEETKNPQRNMPIGLIGSLTVCTVFYILVATGVVGTVGAQPVSGPGGQVLAPGSIELANQCAAIKDAAVVCSKEALAWTMREIGWKQIGNLIGLAAGLALPSVILMMMFGQTRIFFVMSRDGLLPAVLSKVHPRFHTPHVITIITGLFVALFAAFFPVGLLADISNSGTLFAFAAVSIAVMVLRRTDPDRHRPFRTPAVMVTAPIAILGCAYLFYNLGMPTKLMFVGWAVVGLIVYFSYSRHRSHVGRGLVEVHEIDSDAPPQPVPPIV, encoded by the coding sequence ATGATCTTCGGGCGTATCAAATCACTCGACGCCATCCTTGCCACTGCCGAGAAGAAATCGCTGACGCGGTCGCTCGGTGCGTTTCAGCTGACCATGCTTGGCATCGGCGCGGTCATCGGCACCGGCATCTTCGTGCTGACGGCGGAAGCCGCGCAAAAGGCCGGGCCGGGCATGATGATCTCGTTCATCATCGCCGGCTTCGTCTGCGCCTTCGCGGCGCTCTGCTATTCGGAAATGTCGTCGATGGTGCCGGTGTCCGGCTCCGCCTACACCTATAGCTATGCCGTGATGGGCGAATTGATCGCCTGGATCGTCGGCTGGGCGCTGATCCTCGAATATGCCATCGCCGCTGGCGCGGTTTCAGTCGGCTGGTCCGGCTATGTCGTCGGGCTGATCCAGCACGCATTCGGGATAAACATACCGCATATGCTGGTCCGCGGACCCTATGACGGTGGCCTGATCAATCTTCCGGCGATGCTCATTGCGGGGCTGGTCACCTGGTTGCTGGTGATCGGCACCAAGGAAAGCGCAATGGTCAACGCGGTGCTGGTCGCGATCAAGATCACCGCGCTCACCTTGTTCATCGTGCTTGCCCTGCCGGCCATGAACATGGAGCAGTTCACGCCCTTCGCGCCACTCGGCTTTGGCGGCATCTCCGCTGCGGCCGCTTCGATCTTCTTCGCTTATGTCGGCTTCGATGCGGTCTCGACCGCGGCGGAAGAAACCAAGAACCCGCAGCGCAACATGCCCATCGGCCTGATCGGCTCGCTGACCGTCTGCACCGTCTTCTACATCCTCGTCGCAACCGGTGTCGTCGGTACCGTTGGGGCGCAGCCGGTATCCGGCCCGGGCGGCCAGGTCCTTGCGCCAGGCAGCATCGAGCTGGCCAACCAGTGCGCCGCGATCAAGGACGCAGCTGTCGTCTGCTCGAAGGAAGCGCTGGCCTGGACCATGCGCGAGATCGGGTGGAAGCAGATCGGCAATCTGATCGGCCTTGCCGCCGGCCTGGCCCTGCCTTCGGTCATCCTGATGATGATGTTCGGGCAGACCCGCATCTTCTTCGTGATGAGCCGTGACGGCCTGCTCCCGGCGGTGCTGTCAAAGGTCCATCCGCGGTTCCACACGCCGCATGTCATCACCATCATTACCGGCCTGTTCGTCGCCCTGTTCGCGGCGTTCTTCCCGGTCGGTCTGCTTGCCGACATCTCGAACTCAGGCACGTTATTCGCCTTTGCCGCGGTGTCGATCGCGGTGATGGTGCTGCGCCGCACGGATCCCGATCGCCATCGTCCGTTCCGGACTCCGGCAGTCATGGTGACGGCGCCGATCGCGATCCTGGGCTGCGCCTATCTGTTCTACAACCTAGGCATGCCGACCAAGCTGATGTTCGTTGGCTGGGCGGTGGTCGGCCTGATCGTGTATTTCAGCTATAGCCGTCACCGCAGCCATGTCGGCCGCGGCCTGGTGGAAGTCCATGAGATCGATAGCGACGCACCGCCCCAGCCGGTGCCGCCGATCGTCTAA
- a CDS encoding EI24 domain-containing protein, producing MIRAFLLSVGQLGDKRIMLVFLKSFALTCLILAAIGAGLWFGAYSLLIRIGASAEVTDLAGVAVALGIILSAWLLFRATAIAVIGIFADEVVLAVEDRYYPAALAQATDVPLGRSIVMGLGSAGRAIVVNLALSPVYLLLIVTGVGTPILFFVVNGWLLGRDLGDMVAARHMPQADLKAWRSTTRVSRFAIGLVVTGLLVVPIVALFAPVLGAAMATHWFHGGRTA from the coding sequence ATGATCCGCGCCTTTCTCCTGTCGGTCGGCCAGCTCGGCGACAAGCGCATCATGCTGGTGTTTCTCAAATCATTCGCCCTGACCTGCCTGATCCTCGCCGCGATCGGTGCGGGACTATGGTTCGGCGCATATTCGCTGCTCATCCGGATCGGCGCCAGCGCCGAGGTCACTGATCTCGCCGGTGTCGCTGTGGCGCTTGGCATCATACTCTCGGCATGGCTGCTGTTCCGCGCCACCGCGATCGCGGTGATCGGCATCTTCGCCGATGAGGTCGTACTGGCGGTAGAGGACAGATATTATCCCGCGGCGCTGGCGCAGGCGACCGACGTGCCGCTGGGCCGCTCGATCGTCATGGGCCTCGGTTCGGCGGGTCGGGCGATCGTGGTCAACCTCGCACTATCGCCGGTCTATCTGCTGCTGATCGTCACCGGTGTCGGCACGCCGATCCTGTTCTTCGTCGTCAATGGCTGGCTGCTCGGCCGCGACCTTGGCGACATGGTCGCGGCGCGGCATATGCCGCAGGCCGATCTGAAGGCGTGGCGCAGCACGACCAGGGTCAGCCGGTTCGCAATCGGACTGGTCGTCACCGGCCTGCTGGTCGTGCCGATCGTCGCCTTGTTCGCGCCGGTGCTCGGCGCGGCGATGGCGACACACTGGTTTCATGGAGGACGTACAGCGTGA
- a CDS encoding ABC transporter permease — protein MSNPQVGNTRRLIRQTMTIARRDFIATVFTPTFLIFLFAPLIMGSFGAIGGMGAMTVTQSGENKNRIVAIVAPGQGVVMKDMDARLRRVFRATEKPPELLLIETPQADTRAQAQAFFGARDYDVQSALYGPLDKPVILYGAQGSRTADYLAELAEATLRADRSGGTAPLSTPIRTLIARERTSIGGQNQAAFFTVFGIFFLTLLLAGQAVGTMAEERSNKVIEVLAAAVPLESVFLGKLIGMFGVAILFVGFWGTLVSQIGAITPPGFAQALKEIGPAVGMPVYIALFFGYFTMAYMLLGAVFLSVGAQASTMREIQMLSLPITIVQVAMFGLAATAASQPGTPLATFAEIFPLSSPFAMAARAANQPEIWPHIAALLWQALWVAIVITIGARAFRRGVLQSGSGKMNLKAMFRRGG, from the coding sequence ATGAGCAACCCGCAAGTCGGCAATACCCGACGCCTGATCCGCCAGACCATGACCATCGCCCGGCGCGACTTCATCGCGACGGTGTTCACCCCGACTTTCCTGATCTTCCTCTTCGCGCCGCTGATCATGGGGTCGTTCGGTGCGATCGGCGGCATGGGCGCGATGACCGTCACGCAAAGCGGCGAGAACAAGAATCGCATCGTCGCGATCGTCGCGCCGGGACAGGGTGTCGTGATGAAGGACATGGACGCACGGCTGCGTCGCGTGTTCCGCGCCACCGAAAAGCCGCCCGAACTGCTGCTGATCGAAACACCGCAAGCCGACACCCGGGCCCAGGCCCAGGCATTCTTCGGTGCCAGGGATTATGACGTCCAGTCGGCGCTCTACGGTCCCCTCGACAAGCCGGTCATCCTATACGGCGCGCAAGGGTCCCGCACTGCCGATTATCTCGCCGAACTGGCCGAGGCGACGCTACGTGCCGATCGTTCCGGCGGCACCGCACCGCTCAGCACGCCGATCAGAACCCTCATCGCGCGCGAGCGCACCTCGATCGGCGGACAGAATCAGGCAGCTTTCTTCACCGTGTTCGGCATCTTCTTCCTCACGTTGCTGCTCGCCGGCCAGGCGGTCGGCACGATGGCGGAGGAGCGCAGCAACAAGGTGATCGAGGTTCTCGCCGCCGCGGTACCGCTGGAATCCGTTTTTCTGGGCAAGCTGATCGGCATGTTCGGCGTGGCCATCCTGTTCGTCGGTTTCTGGGGGACGTTGGTCAGCCAGATCGGTGCGATCACGCCCCCTGGGTTTGCCCAAGCGCTGAAGGAAATTGGCCCGGCGGTCGGCATGCCCGTCTATATCGCCCTGTTCTTCGGCTATTTCACCATGGCGTATATGCTGCTCGGCGCGGTGTTTCTCAGCGTCGGCGCCCAGGCCTCGACGATGCGCGAGATCCAGATGCTGTCGCTGCCGATCACCATCGTGCAGGTCGCGATGTTCGGCCTCGCTGCCACCGCCGCGTCACAGCCGGGCACACCGCTCGCGACCTTTGCTGAGATTTTTCCGCTCTCCTCGCCCTTCGCCATGGCGGCGCGCGCGGCAAATCAGCCGGAAATCTGGCCGCATATCGCAGCGCTCCTTTGGCAAGCGCTATGGGTCGCGATCGTCATTACGATCGGCGCACGCGCTTTCCGCCGCGGCGTGCTGCAGTCGGGCAGCGGCAAGATGAATTTGAAAGCGATGTTCCGGCGCGGCGGCTGA
- the hisA gene encoding 1-(5-phosphoribosyl)-5-[(5-phosphoribosylamino)methylideneamino]imidazole-4-carboxamide isomerase, translating into MTLIIFPAIDLKAGQVVRLAEGDMDRATIYGDDPAAQAMIFAGQGAEYLHVVDLDGAFAGASVNGEAVASIVSQFPGHVQLGGGIRNRAAIEKWFDLGVSRVVIGTAALENPELVRDAAKDFPGGIVVAVDAKDGMVATRGWADVSTVEVVDMARRFEDAGVAALLFTDVGRDGMLKGCNVQATVDLARAVRIPVIASGGVAGIGEIHVLALHARDGVEGVITGRALYDGRLDLAAALSVAAAAA; encoded by the coding sequence ATGACTCTCATCATCTTCCCCGCAATCGACTTGAAGGCAGGCCAGGTAGTCCGCCTCGCCGAGGGCGATATGGATCGCGCGACAATCTATGGCGACGATCCCGCCGCCCAGGCGATGATCTTTGCCGGACAGGGCGCAGAATATCTCCATGTCGTCGATCTCGATGGCGCCTTTGCCGGCGCCTCGGTCAATGGCGAAGCGGTGGCGTCGATCGTCAGCCAGTTTCCCGGCCATGTGCAGCTCGGCGGCGGCATCCGCAACCGGGCCGCGATCGAGAAATGGTTCGATCTGGGCGTCTCGCGCGTCGTGATCGGCACTGCCGCGCTGGAGAATCCCGAGCTGGTGCGTGATGCCGCGAAGGATTTTCCCGGCGGCATCGTCGTCGCGGTCGACGCGAAAGACGGCATGGTCGCGACGCGCGGCTGGGCGGATGTGTCCACGGTCGAAGTGGTCGATATGGCGCGCCGCTTCGAGGATGCCGGCGTCGCCGCCTTGTTGTTCACCGACGTCGGGCGTGACGGCATGCTCAAGGGCTGCAACGTGCAGGCGACGGTCGATCTGGCGCGCGCGGTGCGCATTCCGGTGATTGCCAGCGGCGGGGTCGCCGGGATCGGCGAGATCCATGTGCTCGCGCTGCACGCGCGAGACGGGGTCGAGGGTGTGATCACCGGACGGGCGCTCTATGACGGCCGGCTCGATCTGGCCGCGGCGCTGAGCGTGGCGGCGGCGGCGGCGTGA
- a CDS encoding amino acid permease — protein MIFGRIKSVDAILATAERKSLHRTLGAFQLTLFGIGCVIGTGIFVLTAAGAQKAGPGLMLAFAIAGAICIVAALCYAEIASMMPVAGSAYTYTYSVMGELLAWTVGWALILEYAVAASAVAVGWSGYFTGTILNQFLGIHLPAALSSAPLALGGAPGGIINLPAVIISLLITWLLMIGTTESARVNAVLVLIKVTALTAFIVLTLPSDQFSTANFNPFLPAGLFGGFGSGVGAVGAAATIFFAYVGFDAVSTAAEETKNPQRNVPIGLIGSLLFCTVFYILVAAGAVGTIGGQPIMGPGGIPFPAGSEELARQCAMAEYSQMLVCSNEALAHVLRAIGFGTVGNLLGIAAFIALPSVILILLFGQTRIFFVMSRDGLLPDGLSKIHPKWKTPYIVTALTGGAVAFAAAFLPVGKLADIANAGTLYAFMMVAIAVMMLRKTEAARIRSFKTPMLWLVGPATILGCVFLFFNLPFEAMIVLPVWGAVGLVIYYLYGYRNSHMGRGIEEVNEASLSELEPKVPGTE, from the coding sequence ATGATCTTCGGGCGCATCAAATCAGTCGATGCCATTCTTGCGACGGCGGAGAGAAAATCTCTCCACCGGACGCTTGGCGCGTTCCAATTGACCCTGTTCGGCATTGGCTGCGTGATCGGTACGGGCATCTTCGTGCTCACCGCCGCCGGTGCGCAAAAAGCCGGCCCCGGTCTGATGCTCGCCTTCGCGATCGCCGGCGCGATCTGCATCGTCGCCGCGCTCTGCTATGCCGAAATCGCCTCGATGATGCCCGTCGCGGGCTCCGCTTACACCTATACATATTCCGTGATGGGCGAATTGCTCGCCTGGACCGTCGGCTGGGCCCTGATCCTCGAATATGCCGTCGCGGCAAGCGCGGTGGCGGTCGGGTGGTCCGGCTATTTTACCGGCACGATATTGAACCAGTTCCTGGGCATACACTTACCCGCGGCGCTCTCCTCGGCGCCGCTCGCGCTGGGTGGCGCGCCAGGCGGCATCATCAACTTGCCTGCCGTGATCATCTCGCTGCTCATCACCTGGTTGCTGATGATCGGCACCACCGAGTCCGCGCGCGTCAACGCTGTGCTGGTGCTGATCAAGGTGACCGCGCTGACCGCCTTCATCGTGCTGACCCTGCCTAGCGACCAGTTCAGCACCGCCAATTTCAACCCGTTCCTGCCCGCCGGCCTGTTCGGCGGCTTCGGCTCGGGCGTTGGCGCGGTGGGCGCCGCGGCGACGATCTTCTTCGCCTATGTCGGCTTCGACGCGGTCTCGACCGCAGCGGAGGAAACCAAGAACCCGCAACGCAACGTGCCCATCGGTCTGATCGGCAGCCTGTTGTTCTGCACTGTCTTCTACATTCTCGTCGCAGCCGGCGCAGTCGGCACGATCGGGGGCCAGCCGATCATGGGCCCGGGCGGCATCCCCTTCCCGGCCGGTTCGGAAGAACTCGCCCGTCAGTGCGCGATGGCCGAATATTCGCAGATGCTGGTGTGCTCGAACGAAGCCCTGGCGCATGTGCTGCGCGCAATCGGCTTCGGCACCGTAGGCAACCTGCTTGGTATCGCCGCCTTCATCGCATTGCCCTCGGTCATCCTGATTCTTCTGTTCGGCCAGACGCGCATCTTCTTCGTGATGTCGCGCGACGGGCTGCTGCCCGACGGGCTGTCGAAGATCCATCCCAAGTGGAAGACACCCTATATCGTCACCGCGCTGACCGGTGGCGCCGTGGCCTTCGCAGCGGCGTTCCTGCCGGTCGGCAAGCTCGCCGACATCGCCAATGCCGGAACACTCTATGCCTTCATGATGGTCGCGATCGCAGTCATGATGCTGCGCAAGACCGAAGCCGCGCGCATCCGCAGCTTCAAGACGCCAATGCTCTGGCTGGTGGGTCCGGCCACAATCCTGGGCTGCGTGTTCCTGTTCTTCAACCTGCCGTTCGAGGCGATGATCGTCCTCCCCGTCTGGGGCGCGGTCGGCCTCGTCATCTATTACCTCTATGGCTATCGCAACAGCCATATGGGCCGCGGCATCGAAGAGGTGAACGAAGCCTCGCTCAGCGAACTCGAGCCCAAAGTGCCAGGCACCGAATGA
- a CDS encoding histidine triad nucleotide-binding protein gives MPIDATRPYDDENVFAKILRDEIPSRRVYEDDYAIAFHDINPQAPTHILVIPRGRYVSWDDFSANGSDAEIAGFVRAVGTVARAAGLVAPGYRLLANTGIDSGQEVPHLHVHLFAGHGLGPLLVRHTGDQGAGR, from the coding sequence ATGCCAATCGACGCCACCAGACCCTATGACGACGAGAATGTCTTCGCGAAGATCCTGCGCGACGAAATTCCGTCGCGAAGGGTCTATGAAGACGATTATGCGATCGCCTTTCACGACATCAATCCGCAAGCGCCGACTCACATCCTGGTGATCCCGCGCGGGCGCTATGTCTCGTGGGACGATTTCAGCGCGAACGGCTCGGATGCCGAGATTGCCGGCTTCGTGCGCGCGGTCGGCACGGTCGCGCGGGCGGCGGGGCTGGTCGCGCCCGGATACCGGCTGCTCGCCAATACCGGGATCGATTCCGGACAGGAGGTGCCGCACCTTCACGTCCACCTATTTGCCGGGCACGGCCTGGGGCCGCTGCTGGTGCGCCATACCGGCGACCAAGGGGCGGGACGATAA
- the hisF gene encoding imidazole glycerol phosphate synthase subunit HisF: MTVRARVIPCLDVANGRVVKGVNFVDLRDAGDPVEQARAYDAAGADELCFLDITASHEARGTILDVVSRTAEVCFMPLTVGGGVRTPDDARALLLAGADKVAVNSAAVARPELVADMADRFGSQCVVASVDARRVDGGWEVFTHGGRRATGIDAVAHALNLVRLGAGELLVTSMDRDGTRDGYDLELIRTIADQVAVPVVASGGVGSLGDLVAGIREGHASAVLAASIFHFGEASIADAHAALSAAGVPVRQPVRT, translated from the coding sequence ATGACCGTCCGCGCTCGCGTGATTCCCTGTCTCGACGTCGCCAATGGCCGCGTGGTCAAGGGCGTCAACTTTGTCGATCTGCGCGACGCTGGCGACCCGGTCGAGCAGGCGCGCGCCTATGACGCAGCCGGCGCCGACGAACTCTGCTTTCTCGACATCACCGCCAGCCACGAAGCGCGCGGCACCATTCTCGATGTGGTCAGCCGCACGGCCGAGGTCTGCTTCATGCCGCTGACCGTAGGCGGCGGCGTGCGCACGCCCGATGACGCGCGGGCGCTGCTGCTTGCCGGCGCCGACAAAGTGGCAGTCAATTCCGCCGCCGTTGCCCGCCCCGAGCTGGTCGCCGACATGGCCGACCGCTTCGGCAGCCAGTGCGTCGTCGCCTCGGTCGATGCACGCCGCGTCGACGGGGGCTGGGAAGTCTTCACTCATGGCGGCCGGCGCGCCACCGGCATCGACGCGGTTGCGCATGCACTGAACCTTGTGCGGCTCGGTGCGGGCGAATTGCTCGTCACCTCGATGGACCGCGATGGCACGCGCGACGGCTATGACCTCGAACTGATCCGTACCATCGCCGACCAAGTCGCGGTGCCCGTGGTGGCGTCGGGTGGGGTCGGCTCGCTCGGCGATCTGGTTGCCGGCATTCGCGAAGGTCATGCCAGCGCAGTCCTTGCCGCATCGATCTTCCATTTCGGCGAAGCCAGTATCGCCGACGCGCATGCCGCACTTTCCGCCGCCGGGGTGCCGGTGCGGCAACCGGTCCGGACTTAG
- a CDS encoding phosphoribosyl-ATP diphosphatase, whose protein sequence is MAEDFLTSLETVIRDRRGADPSTSYTASLFAKGRAKIAQKLGEEAVETVIAALDGDAKALTGEAADLVFHLLVLLADAGLSLDDVRAEMMRREGVSGIDEKAARQSQ, encoded by the coding sequence ATGGCCGAAGATTTCCTGACCAGCCTCGAAACCGTGATCCGCGACCGCCGGGGCGCGGACCCGTCGACCTCCTACACCGCCAGCCTGTTCGCCAAAGGACGCGCAAAAATCGCCCAGAAATTGGGTGAGGAAGCGGTCGAAACCGTGATCGCCGCGCTGGACGGGGATGCGAAGGCGCTGACCGGCGAGGCGGCCGATCTCGTCTTCCACCTGCTCGTGCTGCTCGCCGATGCTGGTCTCAGCCTCGACGATGTGCGCGCCGAAATGATGCGGCGCGAAGGCGTGTCGGGGATCGACGAAAAGGCCGCGCGCCAGAGCCAGTAA
- the queG gene encoding tRNA epoxyqueuosine(34) reductase QueG — protein MREDKQFKGHPEAGRQFTDRLKAKAGEFGFAACGVARADAAPRTAERLRQWLAEGAHGDMIWMEARAHHRESPAALWPEVRSVIALGMSYAPATDPLRLAAEGEVGRISIYAQGGDYHDVVKRNLKALARWLVGELKDADVKVFVDTAPVMEKPLAEAAGLGWQGKHTNLVSREHGSWLFLGAIYTTADLATDPGGSDTCGSCDACQRACPTNAFPAPYRLDARRCISYLTIEHAGPIPTEFRAAMGNRIYGCDDCLAVCPWNKFAEAAHANMAFAPRAELVAPELADLMALDDAGFRQVFAGSPIKRIGRDRMVRNALIAAGNSGSVGLVSEVAGLLDDPAPVVRGAAVWALSRLDPVRWMAERDGRFATEVDEAVLAEWI, from the coding sequence GTGCGCGAAGACAAGCAGTTCAAGGGCCACCCTGAGGCGGGCAGGCAGTTTACCGATCGCCTGAAGGCGAAGGCGGGCGAATTCGGTTTCGCCGCGTGCGGCGTGGCGCGCGCCGATGCCGCGCCGCGCACTGCCGAGCGGCTGCGGCAATGGCTCGCGGAGGGCGCGCATGGCGATATGATCTGGATGGAGGCGCGTGCGCACCACCGCGAAAGCCCCGCGGCTTTATGGCCCGAGGTGCGCAGCGTGATCGCACTGGGGATGAGCTATGCGCCGGCGACCGATCCGCTGCGGCTCGCCGCGGAAGGCGAAGTCGGGCGAATCTCGATCTATGCGCAGGGTGGTGACTATCACGATGTGGTGAAGCGCAATCTGAAGGCGCTGGCGCGCTGGCTGGTCGGTGAATTGAAGGACGCCGACGTCAAGGTGTTCGTCGATACCGCGCCAGTGATGGAAAAGCCGCTCGCCGAAGCGGCGGGGCTTGGCTGGCAGGGCAAGCACACCAATCTGGTCAGCCGCGAGCATGGCAGCTGGCTGTTTCTCGGCGCGATCTACACCACTGCCGATCTGGCGACCGATCCGGGCGGCAGCGACACTTGCGGGTCGTGCGATGCATGCCAGCGGGCGTGCCCCACCAACGCCTTTCCCGCTCCCTATCGGCTCGATGCACGGCGCTGCATTTCCTATCTGACGATCGAGCATGCCGGACCGATCCCGACCGAATTTCGCGCGGCGATGGGCAATCGCATCTATGGCTGCGATGATTGCCTGGCAGTGTGTCCATGGAACAAGTTCGCCGAGGCCGCGCATGCGAACATGGCATTCGCGCCGCGCGCTGAACTGGTCGCGCCGGAGCTTGCCGACCTGATGGCACTGGACGATGCTGGATTCCGCCAGGTGTTCGCGGGCTCACCGATCAAGCGCATCGGGCGCGACCGGATGGTGCGCAATGCGTTGATCGCGGCGGGGAACAGCGGATCGGTGGGATTGGTCAGCGAGGTGGCCGGGTTGCTGGACGATCCGGCCCCGGTCGTGCGCGGCGCGGCGGTATGGGCGTTGTCGCGGTTGGATCCGGTGCGCTGGATGGCAGAGCGGGATGGGCGGTTTGCTACTGAGGTCGATGAGGCAGTGTTAGCGGAATGGATCTGA